The Salvelinus namaycush isolate Seneca chromosome 16, SaNama_1.0, whole genome shotgun sequence genome has a segment encoding these proteins:
- the LOC120060575 gene encoding gamma-crystallin M2-like, producing the protein MSNTRMNMGKIVFYEDKNFQGRSYECSSDCTDMTSYLSRCQSCRVENGCFMVYDRNNYMGNQYFIRRGDYPDYMRNFGMSDCIKSCHMIPMHRGNYRMRIYERENFGGQMHEMMDDCDSIMDRYRMSDCQSCNVMEGHWLMYEQNHFRGRMRYMRPGECKNFSSGMGMGGMRGMRFMSMRRIMDSWY; encoded by the exons ATGTCCAACACCAGAATGAACATGGGCAAG ATCGTCTTCTACGAGGACAAGAACTTCCAGGGTCGTTCCTATGAGTGCAGCAGCGACTGCACTGACATGACCTCCTACCTGAGCAGGTGCCAATCCTGCAGGGTTGAGAATGGCTGCTTCATGGTCTACGACCGCAACAACTACATGGGAAACCAGTACTTCATAAGGAGGGGCGACTACCCCGACTACATGCGCAACTTTGGAATGAGTGATTGCATCAAGTCCTGTCACATGATCCCCATG CACAGAGGAAACTACAGGATGAGGATCTACGAGAGAGAGAACTTTGGAGGTCAGATGCACGAGATGATGGACGACTGTGACTCCATCATGGATCGCTACCGCATGTCCGACTGCCAGTCCTGCAACGTGATGGAAGGCCACTGGCTGATGTACGAGCAGAACCACTTCAGAGGCAGGATGAGGTACATGAGGCCTGGAGAGTGCAAGAACTTCAGCAGCGGCATGGGAATGGGAGGCATGAGAGGTATGAGGTTCATGAGCATGAGGCGTATCATGGACTCCTGGTACTAA